In a single window of the Elaeis guineensis isolate ETL-2024a chromosome 8, EG11, whole genome shotgun sequence genome:
- the LOC105050059 gene encoding protein NRT1/ PTR FAMILY 5.8 → MALEKRSTGLSKSCVLIIVVAGVERFAYKGVASNLVTYLTDVVKMSTSSAAKSISTWVGLTSMLPLVSAILADSYWDRYSTITASSLLYVMGLVGLTLWALLYAWMPASSLFIPLYLISIGQGGYNPSLQAFGADQLEIEENLPCSKEDKTNKKSLFFQWWYFGICGGSLLGNSIMSYIQDTLGWGLGFAIPTGAMAISVACFLCGARFYVHKQLQLNNNRPKHNIVQALKAAAKNIINRRLRLPSRDDDIAELELQEKPLRDDFSCSKALDTDQIATVDEPPSVTKTILRLLPIWTMLLMFAVIFQQPATFFTKQGMMMKHSIGKFVIPPAMLQSSITISIILLMPLYDKLIIPFLRVFTRDENGITVLQRIGIGMCLSIVGVVVAAFVESKRLGIMKEGVESTSLNTQLSIFWLLPQYILLGISDVFTVVGMQEFFYMQVPSTMRTIGIALHLSVFGVGSFLGALLISVVELTTSANGKNHGWLSDDIRESRLDNYYWFLAVLSFISFLIFVNLSRRYQGSNASAK, encoded by the exons ATGGCTTTGGAGAAGAGATCAACAGGGCTCAGCAAGTCATGTGTTCTCATTATAG TGGTGGCTGGTGTGGAGAGATTTGCGTACAAGGGAGTGGCTTCCAACTTGGTGACTTACCTTACTGATGTGGTGAAGATGAGCACATCTTCAGCTGCGAAAAGTATTAGCACTTGGGTTGGACTCACATCGATGCTTCCCCTTGTAAGCGCCATCCTCGCCGATTCTTACTGGGATCGTTACTCGACCATCACGGCATCTTCCTTGCTCTATGTCATG GGCTTGGTGGGATTGACCTTATGGGCATTACTCTATGCATGGATGCCAGCTTCATCCTTGTTTATTCCTCTCTACTTGATTTCAATAGGACAAGGTGGATACAACCCATCATTGCAAGCATTTGGAGCAGATCAACTGGAGATCGAGGAAAATTTGCCTTGCAGCAAAGAAGATAAAACGAACAAAAAGAGTCTGTTCTTCCAATGGTGGTACTTCGGCATATGTGGTGGAAGCCTCTTGGGAAATTCTATCATGTCTTACATTCAAGACACCTTAGGTTGGGGTCTTGGGTTCGCCATCCCCACCGGTGCCATGGCAATCTCAGTGGCATGTTTCTTATGTGGTGCTCGTTTTTATGTGCACAAGCAACTCCAACTCAATAATAATAGGCCTAAACATAACATAGTTCAAGCTCTAAAGGCTGCTGCAAAAAATATCATAAACCGGAGACTCCGCCTACCATCCAGAGATGATGACATCGCAGAACTTGA GTTGCAAGAGAAACCACTCAGAGATGACTTCAGTTGTTCAAAAGCTTTGGATACAGACCAAATTGCCACTGTGGATGAACCACCTAGTGTCACTAAAACAATTCTGAGGCTCTTGCCCATTTGGACAATGCTCCTTATGTTTGCAGTCATCTTCCAACAGCCAGCAACTTTCTTCACAAAACAAGGGATGATGATGAAGCACAGCATTGGAAAATTTGTGATCCCTCCTGCAATGCTTCAGAGTTCCATCACCATCTCAATAATACTGCTGATGCCTCTTTATGATAAGCTCATAATCCCATTCCTGCGCGTATTTACTCGCGACGAGAATGGGATAACCGTGCTTCAAAGGATCGGGATAGGCATGTGTCTTTCCATTGTTGGTGTGGTTGTAGCAGCATTTGTTGAATCCAAGAGGCTGGGGATTATGAAGGAAGGGGTTGAATCCACATCATTAAACACTCAGCTGAGCATCTTTTGGTTGCTACCTCAGTACATTCTACTGGGAATCTCTGATGTTTTCACAGTCGTTGGAATGCAAGAGTTCTTCTACATGCAAGTCCCTTCTACGATGAGAACTATTGGCATAGCGCTTCACCTCAGTGTCTTCGGTGTGGGCAGCTTCCTTGGTGCTCTGCTGATCTCGGTCGTGGAGCTGACGACCAGTGCAAATGGGAAAAACCATGGCTGGTTATCTGATGATATAAGGGAATCTCGGCTTGACAACTACTATTGGTTTCTGGCTGTGTTAAGCTTCATTAGCTTTCTTATTTTCGTAAACTTATCTAGACGCTACCAAGGTTCCAATGCTTCTGCAAAATGA